Proteins co-encoded in one Oceanispirochaeta sp. M1 genomic window:
- a CDS encoding primase C-terminal domain-containing protein, with translation LFRIGCSMRAKDSELDEIYNALIAINESSCDPPLEKPEVERAAYGACSYKKGPNGEYTATIFKKAENVDLVIRGNIFEYFRAHEDKTYFFNYTMLYMALVQITSLNNGEKIYNYTNFINKNYQLSPKFIPKGIRYFENLGILKVTERDSDGTYKHRDIEFMPNRFNGGKK, from the coding sequence CTTTTCCGTATCGGCTGCTCGATGAGGGCGAAAGATTCAGAACTGGATGAAATCTATAACGCTCTAATTGCAATCAATGAAAGCAGCTGTGATCCTCCTCTTGAAAAGCCAGAAGTTGAAAGAGCTGCATACGGGGCCTGTTCATATAAAAAAGGACCTAATGGGGAATACACAGCAACAATCTTCAAAAAAGCTGAAAATGTTGATCTGGTAATCCGTGGAAACATCTTTGAATATTTCAGAGCTCATGAAGATAAAACATACTTTTTCAATTACACAATGCTGTATATGGCTCTTGTTCAGATAACATCATTGAACAATGGCGAGAAAATATACAATTACACCAACTTCATAAATAAGAACTATCAGCTATCCCCGAAGTTTATACCGAAGGGAATCAGATACTTTGAAAACCTGGGAATCCTGAAGGTAACAGAACGAGATTCAGACGGAACATATAAGCATAGAGATATTGAATTCATGCCTAACCGGTTCAATGGTGGCAAGAAATGA